The Candidatus Poribacteria bacterium genome contains a region encoding:
- a CDS encoding DUF3500 domain-containing protein, producing the protein MAHTHTDPEHKPLFIPASATAEQMAQAAGNFLDTLTPALRQKTALPFDGNERLRWHYIPIEMWEREGVSLNELNTKQQEAAFALMQSGLSVKGYQKARAIINLETTLGEIEKAAGEARLVRDPGLYFFTVFGDPTGNGAWGWRAEGHHVSLNFTVVNRELISPNPSFFGSNPAEVPQGDKKGLRVLSAEEDMARQLLTSLNDTQKGQTIINADAPSDILTRDVPKVEFEAVEGLAAESMETSQRELLMNLVHEYIDRLPDEVAHIELRKLREGSVNDIHFAWAGGESPKTPHYYRLHGPFFFVEYDNTQNNANHIHSVWRHIADDFGVDLLRLHYHKSDHHDH; encoded by the coding sequence ATGGCACACACACATACCGATCCCGAACATAAGCCTTTGTTTATTCCCGCTTCGGCGACAGCGGAACAGATGGCACAAGCAGCAGGCAACTTTTTGGATACACTAACGCCTGCACTCCGTCAAAAGACAGCACTTCCATTTGATGGGAATGAACGACTCCGGTGGCACTACATTCCGATCGAAATGTGGGAACGGGAAGGCGTTTCTCTCAATGAACTCAATACAAAGCAGCAGGAAGCGGCGTTCGCTCTCATGCAAAGCGGCTTGAGTGTGAAGGGTTACCAGAAAGCCCGTGCAATTATTAATTTGGAAACAACGCTTGGCGAGATTGAAAAAGCCGCTGGCGAGGCACGATTGGTCCGAGATCCTGGACTCTATTTTTTCACCGTTTTCGGCGATCCGACCGGTAATGGCGCATGGGGATGGCGTGCTGAGGGGCACCATGTCTCACTCAATTTTACCGTTGTCAATCGTGAACTTATTTCGCCGAATCCGTCTTTCTTCGGCTCGAATCCGGCAGAGGTACCCCAAGGTGACAAAAAGGGATTAAGAGTACTTTCCGCCGAGGAAGATATGGCGCGCCAACTCCTTACAAGCCTGAATGATACACAGAAGGGGCAAACAATCATCAACGCAGATGCACCCTCCGATATTTTGACCCGTGACGTGCCTAAAGTTGAGTTTGAGGCTGTTGAGGGATTAGCCGCAGAATCTATGGAAACATCCCAGCGCGAACTCCTGATGAACCTCGTCCATGAATACATCGACAGACTCCCTGATGAAGTCGCGCACATCGAACTCCGAAAATTACGCGAGGGGAGTGTTAACGATATCCATTTCGCTTGGGCGGGAGGAGAGTCTCCGAAGACACCACACTACTATAGGCTACACGGTCCATTCTTCTTTGTAGAGTATGACAATACGCAGAACAATGCGAACCACATCCATTCCGTGTGGCGGCACATCGCAGACGATTTTGGTGTGGATCTGTTGCGGTTACACTATCACAAATCCGACCATCACGATCATTAG
- a CDS encoding PQQ-binding-like beta-propeller repeat protein — MKQRIKNSHRFPIAILLGLLFIFLDTSAKPAHAVIPQLLGPLTALLSIVPQILAFVGVALITGLVFARDTTKMLFYKFRDFATAHKVTASVLSIIFLVGFGWGSYTFVRMTLVPIASSPEAKVHRTEIGNTQANRSWSSFRGGKSRTGHVDTLSGPTIGTPAWVFKDEEPMAVDFSSSPAVVGNRLYIGSAHGSIFSLGGATYCIDTESQKILWRYTSPTPIFSSPAVAGGRVYIGEGYHHDSDCHLRCLDARTGELIWSFQTTSHVESTPFISQGKLYFTAGADGVYCIDALEGEQIWHYPAVHADMSPVLHKDKVYFGTGYGDYKIYAVDAQTGAEIWSKQMPYPVWGSPSADEDIVFFGLGRGNFSDSDPIPAGKVVALDTETGDIVWEHEAEDAVLTAISVQNGYIFFGSRDGYVYSLQSTDGQLNWKTNLSGPVVSSPAVTMDTIYAATKNGYIYALSTDNGKVQWEFDTGIINRNIELYSSPAVANGSLYIGSSDRYIFCFGDDDTDKIIGNR; from the coding sequence TTGAAACAGAGAATAAAGAATAGCCATCGGTTTCCGATAGCCATTCTACTGGGTCTCCTCTTTATTTTCTTAGATACCTCTGCAAAACCTGCACACGCAGTCATTCCGCAGCTGCTGGGACCGCTCACAGCACTGCTAAGCATCGTCCCGCAGATCCTTGCTTTTGTTGGTGTTGCACTTATCACTGGACTTGTGTTCGCACGTGACACGACCAAAATGCTTTTCTATAAATTCCGGGACTTTGCAACTGCCCATAAAGTCACCGCCTCTGTTCTAAGTATAATTTTCCTCGTTGGATTTGGTTGGGGATCCTATACATTCGTTCGGATGACCTTAGTTCCAATCGCATCATCCCCTGAAGCAAAGGTGCACAGAACGGAAATAGGGAACACACAGGCGAACAGGTCTTGGTCAAGTTTCCGAGGTGGAAAAAGCCGAACTGGGCATGTGGATACCCTCTCAGGACCAACGATCGGAACCCCCGCATGGGTTTTCAAAGATGAAGAGCCGATGGCGGTTGACTTCTCCTCATCTCCAGCGGTTGTTGGCAACCGACTCTATATCGGTTCCGCGCACGGCTCAATTTTTTCGTTAGGCGGCGCGACTTACTGTATTGATACAGAATCGCAGAAGATTCTTTGGCGGTATACTTCTCCGACCCCAATATTTTCATCGCCTGCAGTCGCTGGTGGTAGGGTTTACATCGGTGAGGGGTATCACCACGACAGCGATTGTCACCTCCGATGTCTTGATGCCCGCACGGGTGAACTTATCTGGTCGTTCCAAACAACGAGTCACGTTGAATCAACGCCATTCATCAGTCAGGGGAAACTCTATTTTACAGCAGGTGCTGATGGGGTCTACTGTATTGATGCATTAGAGGGAGAACAAATTTGGCACTATCCAGCCGTTCACGCCGATATGTCGCCTGTTTTGCATAAGGACAAGGTTTACTTCGGCACAGGCTATGGGGATTATAAGATTTATGCTGTTGATGCGCAAACAGGGGCTGAGATATGGTCAAAACAGATGCCGTATCCTGTGTGGGGAAGTCCCAGTGCAGATGAAGATATAGTCTTTTTTGGGCTTGGAAGGGGTAACTTTTCGGATAGTGATCCGATACCCGCAGGTAAAGTTGTTGCTCTCGACACAGAAACTGGCGACATCGTATGGGAACATGAAGCAGAAGATGCCGTCCTAACGGCTATTTCCGTTCAGAACGGTTACATCTTCTTCGGTTCGCGTGATGGGTATGTCTATTCTCTCCAGTCAACAGATGGACAACTCAACTGGAAAACTAACCTCAGTGGACCCGTTGTTTCCTCACCGGCTGTAACGATGGATACTATCTATGCGGCAACGAAAAACGGATACATCTACGCGCTTTCCACTGACAATGGAAAGGTGCAGTGGGAATTTGATACGGGAATAATTAATAGAAACATAGAGCTGTATTCGTCCCCTGCAGTTGCCAACGGCTCGCTTTACATCGGCTCAAGCGACCGATATATTTTCTGTTTTGGCGACGATGATACTGATAAAATTATTGGTAATCGGTAA
- a CDS encoding zf-HC2 domain-containing protein: MPKCIKSEGQAVDYASKLLPPEEEEPFEVHLKDCPDCTEAVQSFRAVLQLTDTAQAELRVPELALQDIEMNVYKRLAAAHERTLLSRVRASIPNFGSFFHWYRTAAASTVVIALITIALLWGELFSPEPEQLLPDTQSAVARIEQYRQQDIQRNLEEAFITHHLRNDAWETESRLHRMKEHAHGTNWLKVADAHLQNLQSGTLNTP, encoded by the coding sequence ATGCCTAAATGTATAAAATCCGAAGGGCAAGCGGTTGATTACGCTTCTAAACTTCTGCCTCCAGAAGAAGAAGAGCCCTTCGAAGTACACCTCAAGGACTGCCCCGACTGTACCGAAGCAGTTCAATCTTTTCGTGCTGTCCTACAATTGACAGACACGGCACAAGCAGAATTGCGTGTGCCTGAACTCGCTTTACAAGACATTGAAATGAATGTGTACAAACGTCTCGCCGCGGCACACGAACGAACGCTGCTTTCGCGGGTGCGCGCATCCATCCCTAACTTCGGTTCCTTCTTCCACTGGTATAGAACTGCTGCTGCGAGTACTGTTGTGATTGCCTTGATCACGATCGCTCTTCTATGGGGAGAACTCTTTTCACCAGAACCCGAGCAGTTGTTGCCTGATACGCAATCCGCTGTCGCCCGGATCGAACAGTATCGTCAGCAGGACATCCAACGGAATTTAGAAGAGGCGTTCATCACACATCATCTCCGAAATGATGCGTGGGAAACAGAAAGCCGGCTCCATCGGATGAAGGAGCACGCGCATGGGACCAATTGGCTGAAGGTTGCAGATGCCCATCTTCAGAACCTGCAATCCGGAACCTTAAACACGCCATAG
- a CDS encoding sigma-70 family RNA polymerase sigma factor, with translation MDKLIDDEMLVAQFQSGRQNAFDELMKRYKAKIFSYLLRSVRNYEDAEDITIEVFFKAYRALDNWQPKAKFSTWLYKIASNLAIDYHRTKGRHPVYALEDMEIPEANLVATDLHSDPVQQVEEQERGRIIREAVDQLSPKQKAVFMLSRYEGLQLKEVAETLDMAEGTVKIHLHRAVKRLQTLLRPLWENNEI, from the coding sequence ATGGACAAATTGATTGACGATGAAATGTTAGTTGCCCAGTTTCAATCCGGTCGCCAAAACGCTTTTGATGAGTTGATGAAACGCTACAAAGCCAAGATTTTCTCGTACCTTCTGCGCTCTGTCAGAAATTATGAGGATGCCGAGGATATCACCATCGAAGTTTTTTTTAAGGCATACCGCGCCCTTGACAATTGGCAACCGAAAGCCAAGTTTTCAACCTGGCTCTATAAAATCGCGTCCAATCTCGCTATTGATTATCACCGCACGAAAGGGCGGCATCCTGTCTATGCCTTGGAGGATATGGAAATCCCTGAAGCGAACCTCGTTGCCACCGATCTGCACAGCGACCCTGTCCAGCAAGTAGAAGAGCAGGAACGCGGACGTATCATCCGTGAGGCGGTCGATCAGCTCTCCCCGAAACAGAAAGCCGTCTTTATGTTAAGTCGATATGAAGGTTTACAACTTAAAGAAGTCGCTGAAACGCTGGATATGGCGGAAGGAACCGTAAAGATTCACCTTCACCGTGCAGTAAAACGTCTACAAACATTGTTGCGTCCCCTCTGGGAAAATAATGAAATTTAA
- a CDS encoding YbjQ family protein, which yields MITTTTNTIEGRQIRQYLGLVTGEAIMGANVFSDFLASITDFVGGRSGAYESKFGEARETALQELEAEAQRKGADAVVGIDIDYQVLGANNGMLMVTATGTAVKTE from the coding sequence ATGATTACGACAACCACAAACACCATTGAAGGCAGGCAGATTCGACAATATCTCGGACTTGTTACGGGTGAAGCTATCATGGGGGCAAACGTTTTTAGCGACTTTCTGGCAAGTATCACAGACTTTGTCGGTGGCCGTTCAGGAGCCTATGAAAGTAAATTCGGGGAAGCCCGTGAAACCGCTCTCCAAGAATTGGAAGCAGAAGCACAGCGCAAAGGTGCTGATGCTGTCGTCGGTATTGACATTGATTACCAGGTTCTTGGTGCCAATAACGGTATGCTAATGGTGACAGCGACTGGAACGGCTGTCAAAACGGAATGA